The nucleotide sequence ATCAGGTGACGTTACTAGCTGTTTACGGTAAATCAAGACCAAGCAAACAACCGTTACAGCGAGAATCACGATGATAATTGGGCTCAAATTCACAAGAAATTTCATAAAATCAAGCTCCGGTACAGAGCTGCCAATCATGATATTCGGGGGGTCACCGATCAGCGTAGCGGTTCCTCCGGCATTAGAAGCGATAATTTCACTGATTAAAAAAGGAATCGGATTAAGCTCAAGCTGGCGGGCGATGCTAAACGTCACAGGTACGATGAGAAGTACAGTGGTAACGTTGTCCAAAAAGGCAGAGGCAACGGCCGTGATCAAGCTCAGGTAAACAAGGATGCGAATCGGTTTACCCTTTGCGACCTTTGCCGCACGGATGGCCACATACTTGAATACACCAGTCTGTGCCGTAATGGCAACCAAGATCATCATCCCAATAAGTAGGCCGAGCGTGTTAAAGTCGATATGGTGAATTGCTTGTTCTTGTGTAACGATCCCGAACAAGACCATGAGAATTCCGCCAGACATGGCGACGATGGTTCGATGTAACTTTTCGCTAATAATAAATGCATAGGTAACTAAAAAGATACCAATAGCGAATAATGCCTGGTTCGTCATAAGAAGCTCCTTCCTTGGTGTGTAGAATTATCTTGTCCTATTATAGCTCTAACCAAAATAAGGGTAAAGAAAAAGACCCGGCATAGGGCCAGGTCTATTCTCGTGCGGAAGGGAGAACCTACAGCTCGATTTGTGTAACGCTTTTCACTTCTGCTAGCTCGCCCATCGTATCGAGAAGCTCTGGCGTCAATGGTTTGTCGACAGAGAGCATCATGATCGCGTCTCCACCAATATCACGGCGTCCTACCTGCATCGTTGCGATGTTCACGCTGTTTTCACCCAAGATGGAACCGACACGCCCGATCACACCTGGACGGTCATTATGGTGAATGTAGAGGAGGTAGCCCTCCGGCGCTACGTCAATCGCAAAGTCGTCAATTTTCACAATACGCGCACCGTAACCATTGAGTCGCGTTCCAGCCACTGTGCGTGTCTCTTGCGTCGTTTTTAAGCTAACGGTCAGTAAGTTCGTAAAGCCTTTGTTTTGTGCTGCCTTTTGCTCTGTTACGGTTATGTCGCGCACTTTTGCTAGAATCGGGGCATTCACATAGTTGACTTCCTCGCCCAAACGGAAGGACAGCACGCCTTTGAGGACTGTGCGAGTCAGCGGGGACGTGTCTACATCCGTCAACTCACCGCTATATTTAATCGAAATCTCCGAAATGGAACCTACTGTCACTTGGGCAAGGAAGTGGCCCAGCTTTTCACCCAACGTAAAGTACGGTTGGACTTTTTCCATAACGTGTGCAGGGATCGAAGGCAAATTCACGGCGTTTTTGAATGGCTCGTCACGTAGAACTTTCAGGATTTCTTCCGATACGTCTACGGCCACGTTTTCCTGTGCTTCAATGGTCGAAGCTCCCAGATGTGGAGTCGTTACTACCTGTGGCAGACCGACGAGAGGGTTGTCTACTGGTGGTTCTTCTTCAAAGACATCCAGAGCTGCTCCTGCGACTTTTCCTGCGGTAATCGCCTCGTAGAGAGCTTTCTCGTCAATGATTCCCCCACGAGCGCAGTTGATCAAGCGAACGCCATCTTTCATTTTCGCGAATTCACGCGTGCTGATGATATGGCGGGTTTCTTTTGTCAGCGGAGTATGGACGGTAATAAAATCTGCTTTGCGGCAAATTTCGTCGACAGTTGCGTTGGTTACACCCATCTTTTCTGCACGTTCCTCGGTCATGAAAGGATCGAAGCCCATGACGGACATACCAAATGCTTTTGCACGCTTCGCAACCTCTGAACCAATACGGCCCATACCGATGACTCCCAGTACCTTGTTGTTCAGCTCAACCCCTTGGAAGCTTTTGCGATCCCATGTACCGTCTACCAGCTTCTTGTGAGCTTGAGGGATGTTACGAGCGACAGCCATCAGCATGGCAAACGAATGCTCCGCAGTAGAGATGGTGTTGCCATCTGGAGCGTTGATGACGGGAATACCTGCTTGGGTGGCAGCGTTGATATCAATGTTATCGACCCCAACACCTGCACGGCCGACTGCCTTCAGCTTTTTGCCGGCAGCGAGTACTTCTGCTGTTACCTGGGTTTGGCTGCGTACGAGGAGTGCATCGTAATCGCCAATCACATCGATCAGTTCGGCAGGGGAGAGGTTTGTTTGACGAACAACTTCTACATCAGAAGCGTCCAAGAGCTGTTGAATTCCAAATTCGCTAAGTGGGTCGGTAATAAGTACTTTATACATGTGCAATGAGCACCTCCTGAGCAGCTTTTACACCAGCACCCAGCTCAACTGGGGCACCGATTTGGTGAAGCGACAATTCGATGGCGGAAATGACTTGCAGGACATCCAATGGCTCGCAATACCCCATATGCCCGATGCGGAAAATTTTGCCTTTCAGGTGCTGCTGGCCACCAGCAATCGTGATGTTGAATTGCTGCGTTAACATTTTGCGGAGAGCTTCTGCATGAAAGACACCCTCAGGATCGCAAGAAGTAACGGTTGTCGATGCGTACTGATCTTCGGCCATCAGTTTGATGTTTAATGCCCTCATCGCTGCGCGAGTCATGTCTCTCATCAGTTCATGGCGCTTTACGATAGCTGGCAAGCCTTCTTCCTCCATCATATCCAATACTTCGGCGAGACCGAAAATGAGGGATACAGCGGGCGTATACGGAGTTGTTTGCTCTGCCAGGCTCTTGCGGTATGCTTTCAGGTCCAAATAGAAGGCGAGCGATTTGTTTTGCTCAATCACTTGCCATGCGCGTTCACTTGCAGCGAGGAAGGCAAGGCCTGTTGGCAGCATGAAAGCTTTTTGCGAGCCGGTTACCACGATATCGACACCCCAAGCGTCCATTTCGCATGGAACCGCACCGAGGTTGCTTACTGCATCGACAATGAAGAGGGCGTCCGAATGTGTACGGATTGTTTTCGCCAAGTCAGCAATCGGATTTTCTACCCCAGTGGATGTTTCACAGTAGGTGGCGAATACGGCTTTTACTTGCGGTTTTTTTTGCAGGAATGTTTCAACCAGGTCAGGTGTTACGGCGTTTCCCCAAGGGACTTCTAACCGATGGGCGATGATACCATAACGCTCGCAAATTTTTGCAAAGCGCTCACCAAATGCACCGCTAACGAGGACGGCAGCTTCATCGCCTGGTTGGAGCGTATTTACGACGCCCATCTCCAGTGCACTCGTTCCACTACCTGCCAAGATGTATACGTCCTGCTTGGTACCAAAGTAAGGCTTCAATCTTTCAGCAGTACGGGCGAAAAGAGCGGAGAACTTGCCGCTGCGGTGTCCAATCATCGGTTGGCTCATTGCTGTTTGAACACGTGGTGGAATGGGTGTAGGACCAGGGATTCTCAAGATCATTTTGTCTGCAAACATGGTTTTCTCCTCCTATATATGTGCATATCAAAAAAACCTCCCGTTCTCACACTGCTCCTATTACAGAACAGTGAGGGACGAGAGGCTTTGCTTCGCGGTGCCACCCTCATTCGCTCCTTTTTTCTCAAAAAAGAGCCTTGGTAGGTACATGACCTAAAAGAGATAACGGATCTACCGTTTGCGTCTACTGGGATGGTGAACCCTCTTTTCAACGCAGCAGCTCAGAAGTGCTTAACCGTGGGAGAAAACGCCGATTCGCAGCAACCATCGGCTCTCTGGGGATTTCTCGATCACAGCGTTTCTTCGTCAACGCCGTTGTTTTATAAGGTGTTTCGTAAGATTTGTACTTACGATATCACGTCAAAATAACACCGTCAAGAAGAAAAACGAGAAAAAATGAACATTAATTATTTTAAAACGGTTATCGTTCGTGAATAATACTCTAATTCATGTTGAAAACAGTATAAAAATGACCAAAACACGAACATTAAGATATTGACA is from Brevibacillus brevis and encodes:
- a CDS encoding pyridoxal-phosphate-dependent aminotransferase family protein, giving the protein MFADKMILRIPGPTPIPPRVQTAMSQPMIGHRSGKFSALFARTAERLKPYFGTKQDVYILAGSGTSALEMGVVNTLQPGDEAAVLVSGAFGERFAKICERYGIIAHRLEVPWGNAVTPDLVETFLQKKPQVKAVFATYCETSTGVENPIADLAKTIRTHSDALFIVDAVSNLGAVPCEMDAWGVDIVVTGSQKAFMLPTGLAFLAASERAWQVIEQNKSLAFYLDLKAYRKSLAEQTTPYTPAVSLIFGLAEVLDMMEEEGLPAIVKRHELMRDMTRAAMRALNIKLMAEDQYASTTVTSCDPEGVFHAEALRKMLTQQFNITIAGGQQHLKGKIFRIGHMGYCEPLDVLQVISAIELSLHQIGAPVELGAGVKAAQEVLIAHV
- the serA gene encoding phosphoglycerate dehydrogenase translates to MYKVLITDPLSEFGIQQLLDASDVEVVRQTNLSPAELIDVIGDYDALLVRSQTQVTAEVLAAGKKLKAVGRAGVGVDNIDINAATQAGIPVINAPDGNTISTAEHSFAMLMAVARNIPQAHKKLVDGTWDRKSFQGVELNNKVLGVIGMGRIGSEVAKRAKAFGMSVMGFDPFMTEERAEKMGVTNATVDEICRKADFITVHTPLTKETRHIISTREFAKMKDGVRLINCARGGIIDEKALYEAITAGKVAGAALDVFEEEPPVDNPLVGLPQVVTTPHLGASTIEAQENVAVDVSEEILKVLRDEPFKNAVNLPSIPAHVMEKVQPYFTLGEKLGHFLAQVTVGSISEISIKYSGELTDVDTSPLTRTVLKGVLSFRLGEEVNYVNAPILAKVRDITVTEQKAAQNKGFTNLLTVSLKTTQETRTVAGTRLNGYGARIVKIDDFAIDVAPEGYLLYIHHNDRPGVIGRVGSILGENSVNIATMQVGRRDIGGDAIMMLSVDKPLTPELLDTMGELAEVKSVTQIEL